Part of the Hippopotamus amphibius kiboko isolate mHipAmp2 chromosome 7, mHipAmp2.hap2, whole genome shotgun sequence genome, TCCTCCTTTCACATTTGCAGGCTGTCTCCAAACACCATGGTGACCCCCCACAAGAAGAGCATGCTGGGAAATGGGAACTACGATGTGAACGTGATTATGGCAGCACTTCAGACCAAAGGCTATGAAGCTGTTTGGTGGGACAAGCGCAGGTAATTGAACCAGGCTTGACTTGATGAGAACTGGTGCTCAGCTGGGGAGGTGGCCAGTAGTGGTGTTACAGCCGGGGAATTCTGGGGAGTTGGCTGCCGTGGAACCTGACACCATTTCTGTTCTGTAGGGATGTTGGCGGCATTGCTCTCACTAACGTTATGGGCTTCATCATGAATCTGCCCTCCAGCCTGTGCTGGGGTCCACTGAAGTTGCCACTCAAAAGGCAGCACTGGATCTGTGTTCGAGAGGTGGGAGGTGCCTACTACAACCTCGACTCCAAACTGAAGATGCCCGAATGGATTGGAGGCGAGAGTGAGCTCAGGTACCTGTGTGGCTGGTGTAGTGGCTAGCTGAGCCTATCTGGTTATttgataaaggaaatgaaattcctAGCTCCTTTGATTCTCTCCCTGTTGTTACTTAGAATCATAGAGTCTCACACTTAAAAgatatgaatctttttttttttttttttggcacacgagcttagttgctccgcggcatgtgggatcttcctggagctgggatcgaacctgtgacctctgcattggcaggtggattcttaaccactgcgccacctaggaagccccgatatGAATCTTTGATGGCCCATGAGGACACTAAGTCCCCTTGGTAGACAAGTCCCATTACCTGGGATGATGGTTTTCCGATCTGGTGGGACTGGCATTGTAATGTTCTGCAACTTAGACAACTGTGACAGTATAGCTGCCAGTTCAGAGAAAGGCAGACAAACATTTGGGCAAGAGAGGGCTAAATTTCCTTGGGACCaaagaagaaacttttttttcttcttcttttttttttttccctccaattaGAAGTCTTTTAGAGTAC contains:
- the JOSD1 gene encoding josephin-1, whose translation is MSCVPWKGDKAKSESLELPQAAPPQIYHEKQRRELCALHALNNVFQDSNAFTRETLQEIFQRLSPNTMVTPHKKSMLGNGNYDVNVIMAALQTKGYEAVWWDKRRDVGGIALTNVMGFIMNLPSSLCWGPLKLPLKRQHWICVREVGGAYYNLDSKLKMPEWIGGESELRKFLKHHLRGKNCELLLVVPEEVEAHQSWRADV